CTGGAAGCTGTCTGCATCGTACCCTAAAATAACATAGACATAAAAACTGATGACATCAATTAAGTTTTTTCCCGAAAACTGTCTTTCGTTGAAAATAAGGTTTTCGTTTTCAACATATTCAAAAGCAAATCTGTTATCCTTAAGATTTAAAAGGGGAGATTCGTATGAACTGTTAAAAACAGGACGCACTGCCTGAATAACTATAGCGCCTTTATATTTGTTTCCGTCTCGTTCGCTGAGAACTATTGCAAAATTTGATTTTATTTTTTCAAAATTCTGAAGTTTTTTACCTGTCCAGCTTGTATTATTGATAAAATCTCTGAGACTTTTTTCCAAAGCTTTATAGACTTGTGTATTGCTTCCACCTAAGCTCTGAGAGTTTATCTGAACTGTCGCCAGAAGTTCCTGGGAAAAACTGAAATTGAATACAACGAGAAAAAAGAGTATGATTATTTTTTTCATTTGACAAATTAAAAGTTGAAAACGGAAATTTATAACATTTATTTTAAAAATTGAGCTTCAATACAATCGAGAATATCTTTAGCGACATTTTCTTTTGATTTTAAATCAAATTCCATTTTTTCTGTTGGTGTGAAAATCTTTATTTTGTTGGTGTCGTTTTTAAATCCAGCCCCTTCATCACGGAGTGAATTTAGAACAATCATATC
The sequence above is a segment of the Chryseobacterium turcicum genome. Coding sequences within it:
- the porD gene encoding type IX secretion system protein PorD, which gives rise to MKKIIILFFLVVFNFSFSQELLATVQINSQSLGGSNTQVYKALEKSLRDFINNTSWTGKKLQNFEKIKSNFAIVLSERDGNKYKGAIVIQAVRPVFNSSYESPLLNLKDNRFAFEYVENENLIFNERQFSGKNLIDVISFYVYVILGYDADSFQSMGGTQWFSKAQQIAQNSQNRNYEGWNQINEPRSRSILIGEILNPNMSQLRSTIYTYHRAGLDGLFNQDQTQAKKIIFDALIQLKTYENSFQQNYFFNLFMDNKADEIFNIFNSGNNGPINIGTLKQQMIIFSPKNTESKWNKWK